Proteins encoded in a region of the Leptospira koniambonensis genome:
- a CDS encoding helix-turn-helix domain-containing protein, translating into MILELERVRNVWPEVKDLLSVPHSDKQYKKLLKALDELIDEVGNNEKHPLAPLMETVGNLIEEYEKDNFESIDSDPVEVLKYLMDENGLTQKDMSELGSQGVVSEILSGKRELNIRQIKALGKKFKVSPAVFI; encoded by the coding sequence ATGATTCTTGAATTAGAGCGAGTAAGAAATGTTTGGCCAGAAGTAAAAGATCTTTTATCTGTTCCTCATTCTGATAAACAATACAAAAAACTTTTAAAAGCTCTTGATGAATTGATAGATGAGGTTGGTAACAACGAAAAACATCCATTGGCCCCTTTAATGGAAACTGTTGGCAATCTCATTGAAGAATACGAAAAGGACAACTTTGAATCTATTGATTCGGATCCCGTCGAGGTATTAAAATATCTTATGGACGAGAATGGGCTTACTCAAAAAGACATGTCCGAACTGGGTAGTCAGGGAGTTGTTTCCGAAATTCTTAGCGGTAAAAGAGAATTGAATATTCGTCAAATCAAGGCATTAGGGAAGAAGTTTAAGGTTTCGCCAGCAGTCTTTATTTGA
- a CDS encoding YceK/YidQ family lipoprotein gives MKITNLKRKQVLQLIYIFVISFNLFNCATFHSIDSRIKEDCDIVSKQPYQVLYGGTKINIRFITADTTNDRAGYAKLAAWFGIFDFIPSFLIDTVLVPITVPWEIAGSISNSKCKITE, from the coding sequence ATGAAAATAACTAATTTAAAACGGAAACAAGTTTTACAATTAATATATATATTCGTGATTTCCTTCAACTTATTTAATTGTGCTACATTTCATTCAATTGATTCAAGGATAAAGGAAGACTGTGATATTGTTTCGAAGCAACCATATCAGGTACTGTATGGAGGTACTAAAATAAATATTCGCTTTATTACTGCTGACACGACAAATGATAGAGCAGGGTATGCTAAATTAGCTGCATGGTTTGGTATATTTGATTTTATTCCTAGTTTTCTTATAGATACAGTTTTGGTTCCTATTACTGTTCCTTGGGAAATTGCAGGTTCTATTTCGAATTCAAAATGCAAAATAACTGAATAA
- a CDS encoding type II toxin-antitoxin system HigB family toxin, with protein sequence MHIISWKKILDFVTKYPNSGPSLKSWYKIVQNTDFKDFNELRKVFKSADQVGKFTVFNISGNNFRLISAIHYNRKKVFIRHVLTHSEYDKGKWKEE encoded by the coding sequence GTGCACATAATTAGCTGGAAGAAGATCTTGGATTTTGTAACAAAATATCCTAATTCAGGGCCCTCTCTCAAAAGCTGGTATAAAATAGTTCAGAATACAGATTTTAAAGATTTCAACGAGTTAAGAAAAGTATTTAAAAGTGCAGATCAGGTTGGTAAATTTACAGTTTTTAATATTAGCGGGAACAATTTTAGATTAATTTCTGCAATTCACTATAATAGAAAGAAAGTCTTCATTCGGCATGTTTTAACGCATTCAGAATATGATAAAGGAAAATGGAAGGAGGAGTAG